From Prosthecobacter debontii:
ACCACGTCACTGAGCGTGCTGGTGATCGGCGGTTTGTCCTTCACACCCTTCAACGCTGTGCGAGGCAGCGGCTGCAGCGGGGTGCTGCCCGCGCCTGTCACCTCCACCAGTTCCTGCGCCGCCGCATCCGCACCCAAAAGCGCTACCAGATCCGAGGCCGTCGTGGTCACTTGCGGATTAGCTCCGCCGCCATGGAACGCCATAACCTGCCGAGCTAGCAGCACATTTGCACCTCCACCACTGACGGTGATCCGTGCCCCGATCGTCTCGTGGGCATTGAGATAAGTGCGCACCTGAGCCGAGGTGCTGATGGACCCGGGACCTCGGCCCCCATCCAACTTCGTCAAGGGCATGGGCGCTGCGACCGCCTCGCCATCCCCGGTGTAACTGACATCGATCAAAGCCGAGGCTTCTTCGTCCTCCGTCAGCATCTCCACCACCTCGTCGATCGTTGTCTCCACGGTGGGCTGGCTATTCCCACCCGTCAGATAAAAATCATACCCTATGCTTTTTGTTAGGCCTTAAAAGCCCGCACACTAGAGCGAGCGATACGTCAGGGTTCGTCAGCGACTTCGGCATCAAAATTCTATATATCTGCTCGTATGGACTTCGACAGTGCATGGCTTGACTCAAGCAACGACTTCGTTCATCAGAGCCCCCACATCGTGCAGTCAGTCGCATCTCTCACTGAAATCGTGGCCCGGTCTCCTCTTCGCATCCACGCGCCCTTGGGGAGAAGGCCGGTTGACCGGGACAGCGCTCCGAGGCGGGCAAGGCGTTGGGATGTTGAGTCAGACGTAGGCGAACTTGGCCCCTTCCAACCCATGCGGTTTTTACCTTTTTTATCCCCCCTCGGCGTGGCTCCGGCACGGGGGATGAAGATCGGACAAGATCCTTGAACACACGGGGTTTCATAGCCGAGAAGGTGACTGCGCTTCATTTTTTCAAATAGCTTGGCATGGCCAAGACTATTGGTTGGCGCGTACGTCCATTCTGAAACGAAGGAAAATGCTGGATGGTGGCGGGACCGTGCACTGACGCGTGCGGAGGGTAAGGTGACAAGCTCCTTTGGGCCTCTGCACCGAGGAGCTTGCTACGGAGTTTTATTTTTTGGAAGCTGGCATGGGTGACGTGCCTACTATGGGTTGGCGCGTACGTTCATTCCATGGGTGACGTGCCTGCTATGGGTTGTCACTGTTTTATTCTATCGGTTCAGCTGACGATGAGGGTTCATCCCACTCGGCATCAAATACCTCTTTAATTCTGCCAAGCACTGCACTTCTGTCCTGGCCATCTCTCTCATATGCGTTGCCCAGGTGACGCATGACGTCAGCCAGCAACAAGCCCCACGCTGAAGGATCGTTCCAAAGATTCTGCGTAATAACAAAACATGGCGCTCCATTAATCAACCAGATTCGAAGTAACTCCATGGATTGACTATCTATGGGAACATTTGGCGTCGGCAACTCATTGCCCGATGAGGTATGGTTATTCATAATTTCTTTTATTCTTCACCGAGAAGATGCTGTCTCTTAGGTCCGATTGGGTCTACTTTGTTTGCGACTGCGTCAGATTTGGATGCAGGGACACCTCCTGTGATTTCTTGAATGCGTTTGTGTTCTGCAATTTCTCGTGCCGTCTTGTCTCCGGCAACTTTTGTTGTTGTCTCAGTCCCAGGTTTCAAACGACCGGTTGATTTATGGGTGTTCAAGCGTGAAGCCAAATCTTCCGATTGTCCAACATAGGGTTTATTTGCTTTCTGATCAGGAAACTCGTAA
This genomic window contains:
- a CDS encoding DUF5076 domain-containing protein, with amino-acid sequence MNNHTSSGNELPTPNVPIDSQSMELLRIWLINGAPCFVITQNLWNDPSAWGLLLADVMRHLGNAYERDGQDRSAVLGRIKEVFDAEWDEPSSSAEPIE